One stretch of Euphorbia lathyris chromosome 7, ddEupLath1.1, whole genome shotgun sequence DNA includes these proteins:
- the LOC136235742 gene encoding probable methionine--tRNA ligase isoform X5 — protein MTGSLLEVQLTKWCLRALEVLEQEYCYLESKMHELFQVMFPSTLLETGENWTLMKTISVTEYLNYEAGKFSKSKGIRVFGNDAKDTNIPVEVWRYYLLTNRPEVSDTLLPGPIYKQNSTVSCSVIWATLSIEFRALLLNLQAQDMVQLFQMLLLLTHIH, from the exons ATGACG GGATCTCTGCTCGAAGTTCAACTAACAAAATG GTGTTTGAGAGCATTGGAAGTGTTAGAGCAAGAGTACTGTTATCTGGAGAGTAAGATGCATGAATTATTTCAG GTTATGTTTCCTTCTACTCTTCTCGAGACTGGTGAAAATTGGACCTTGATGAAGACTATAAGTGTTACTGAATACTTAAACTATGAAGCAG gaAAGTTTTCCAAGAGTAAAGGCATAAGAGTTTTTGGTAATGATGCCAAAGATACAAATATTCCTGTAGAAGTGTGGAGATATTATTTGTTAACAAACAGACCTGAG GTTTCTGACACACTTTTACCTGGTCCGATTTACAAGCAAAACTCAACAGTGAGttgctcagtaatttgggcaaCTTTATCAATCGAGTTCAGAGCTTTATTGCTAAACCTTCAG GCACAGGATATGGTTCAATTATTCCAGATGCTCCTATTGCTGACTCACATCCATTAA
- the LOC136235742 gene encoding probable methionine--tRNA ligase, cytoplasmic isoform X3, with protein MGIHLNQFMGSSSSIGDKRVRNVCVAFRAASEQNNRAGCLRALEVLEQEYCYLESKMHELFQVMFPSTLLETGENWTLMKTISVTEYLNYEAGKFSKSKGIRVFGNDAKDTNIPVEVWRYYLLTNRPEVSDTLLPGPIYKQNSTVSCSVIWATLSIEFRALLLNLQAQDMVQLFQMLLLLTHIH; from the exons ATGGGAATTCATTTGAATCAATTCATGGGAAGTAGCTCAAGTATTGGCGACAAGCGAGTCAGAAATGTATGTGTTGCCTTTCGAGCAGCTTCCGAGCAAAACAACCGTGCTGG GTGTTTGAGAGCATTGGAAGTGTTAGAGCAAGAGTACTGTTATCTGGAGAGTAAGATGCATGAATTATTTCAG GTTATGTTTCCTTCTACTCTTCTCGAGACTGGTGAAAATTGGACCTTGATGAAGACTATAAGTGTTACTGAATACTTAAACTATGAAGCAG gaAAGTTTTCCAAGAGTAAAGGCATAAGAGTTTTTGGTAATGATGCCAAAGATACAAATATTCCTGTAGAAGTGTGGAGATATTATTTGTTAACAAACAGACCTGAG GTTTCTGACACACTTTTACCTGGTCCGATTTACAAGCAAAACTCAACAGTGAGttgctcagtaatttgggcaaCTTTATCAATCGAGTTCAGAGCTTTATTGCTAAACCTTCAG GCACAGGATATGGTTCAATTATTCCAGATGCTCCTATTGCTGACTCACATCCATTAA
- the LOC136235742 gene encoding probable methionine--tRNA ligase, cytoplasmic isoform X2, whose product MYVTCVMDRELLDYKKMGIHLNQFMGSSSSIGDKRVRNVCVAFRAASEQNNRAGCLRALEVLEQEYCYLESKMHELFQVMFPSTLLETGENWTLMKTISVTEYLNYEAGKFSKSKGIRVFGNDAKDTNIPVEVWRYYLLTNRPEVSDTLLPGPIYKQNSTVSCSVIWATLSIEFRALLLNLQAQDMVQLFQMLLLLTHIH is encoded by the exons ATGTATGTCACATGCGTGATGGATAGAGAGTTGTTAGATTACAAGAAAATGGGAATTCATTTGAATCAATTCATGGGAAGTAGCTCAAGTATTGGCGACAAGCGAGTCAGAAATGTATGTGTTGCCTTTCGAGCAGCTTCCGAGCAAAACAACCGTGCTGG GTGTTTGAGAGCATTGGAAGTGTTAGAGCAAGAGTACTGTTATCTGGAGAGTAAGATGCATGAATTATTTCAG GTTATGTTTCCTTCTACTCTTCTCGAGACTGGTGAAAATTGGACCTTGATGAAGACTATAAGTGTTACTGAATACTTAAACTATGAAGCAG gaAAGTTTTCCAAGAGTAAAGGCATAAGAGTTTTTGGTAATGATGCCAAAGATACAAATATTCCTGTAGAAGTGTGGAGATATTATTTGTTAACAAACAGACCTGAG GTTTCTGACACACTTTTACCTGGTCCGATTTACAAGCAAAACTCAACAGTGAGttgctcagtaatttgggcaaCTTTATCAATCGAGTTCAGAGCTTTATTGCTAAACCTTCAG GCACAGGATATGGTTCAATTATTCCAGATGCTCCTATTGCTGACTCACATCCATTAA
- the LOC136235742 gene encoding probable methionine--tRNA ligase isoform X4, with product MTDMSTSGSLLEVQLTKWCLRALEVLEQEYCYLESKMHELFQVMFPSTLLETGENWTLMKTISVTEYLNYEAGKFSKSKGIRVFGNDAKDTNIPVEVWRYYLLTNRPEVSDTLLPGPIYKQNSTVSCSVIWATLSIEFRALLLNLQAQDMVQLFQMLLLLTHIH from the exons ATGACAGACATGTCTACCTCA GGATCTCTGCTCGAAGTTCAACTAACAAAATG GTGTTTGAGAGCATTGGAAGTGTTAGAGCAAGAGTACTGTTATCTGGAGAGTAAGATGCATGAATTATTTCAG GTTATGTTTCCTTCTACTCTTCTCGAGACTGGTGAAAATTGGACCTTGATGAAGACTATAAGTGTTACTGAATACTTAAACTATGAAGCAG gaAAGTTTTCCAAGAGTAAAGGCATAAGAGTTTTTGGTAATGATGCCAAAGATACAAATATTCCTGTAGAAGTGTGGAGATATTATTTGTTAACAAACAGACCTGAG GTTTCTGACACACTTTTACCTGGTCCGATTTACAAGCAAAACTCAACAGTGAGttgctcagtaatttgggcaaCTTTATCAATCGAGTTCAGAGCTTTATTGCTAAACCTTCAG GCACAGGATATGGTTCAATTATTCCAGATGCTCCTATTGCTGACTCACATCCATTAA
- the LOC136235742 gene encoding uncharacterized protein isoform X1 translates to MRFIPWSPRFNPDSHKSTSAQVWVTFYNLPWEFWDKRIMASIARAIGVPLRFDKNTVEGEMGHYARILIDVELSKEIQYKLRVDTDTSMHWISLEYERLPDLCSICHSIGHSAGACRRNIRREEHVELKQKNGKQKMGSPEPRGRSVTRIWKQKRGVHTDTGESSKGAPTNGESDKPNNCDLQMVLHSSVRINEPVLDSDSGTPPASPTLDFPSYQLDNELGVLGWQTSHSNIQVMFPSTLLETGENWTLMKTISVTEYLNYEAGKFSKSKGIRVFGNDAKDTNIPVEVWRYYLLTNRPEVSDTLLPGPIYKQNSTVSCSVIWATLSIEFRALLLNLQAQDMVQLFQMLLLLTHIH, encoded by the exons ATGCGCTTCATTCCTTGGAGCCCGAGATTTAACCCGGACTCCCATAAATCCACTTCTGCTCAAGTTTGGGTAACATTCTACAATCTTccttgggaattctgggataaACGGATCATGGCAAGCATTGCAAGAGCGATTGGGGTGCCCCTTCGCTTTGATAAGAATACCGTGGAGGGTGAAATGGGTCATTATGCTCGTATCTTGATTGATGTGGAGCTTTCTAAGGAAATTCAATACAAGCTTAGGGTGGATACTGACACCTCAATGCATTGGATTTCTCTTGAATATGAAAGACTTCCGGATTTATGCTCCATTTGCCATTCCATTGGGCATTCTGCTGGAGCTTGTAGGAGGAACATTCGTCGTGAAGAGCATGTTGAGCTAAAGCAAAAAAATGGGAAACAGAAGATGGGATCTCCTGAGCCCCGCGGTAGGTCTGTTACTCGGATTTGGAAACAGAAGCGAGGAGTTCATACCGATACTGGTGAATCATCTAAAGGGGCTCCTACCAATGGGGAGTCTGACAAACCTAATAACTGTGATTTGCAGATGGTACTTCACAGTTCAGTCAGGATTAATGAGCCGGTTCTTGATTCTGATTCTGGCACGCCTCCCGCCTCTCCTACTCTCGACTTTCCATCTTATCAACTTGATAATGAGCTGGGAGTCTTGGGTTGGCAAACTTCTCATTCCAATATTCAG GTTATGTTTCCTTCTACTCTTCTCGAGACTGGTGAAAATTGGACCTTGATGAAGACTATAAGTGTTACTGAATACTTAAACTATGAAGCAG gaAAGTTTTCCAAGAGTAAAGGCATAAGAGTTTTTGGTAATGATGCCAAAGATACAAATATTCCTGTAGAAGTGTGGAGATATTATTTGTTAACAAACAGACCTGAG GTTTCTGACACACTTTTACCTGGTCCGATTTACAAGCAAAACTCAACAGTGAGttgctcagtaatttgggcaaCTTTATCAATCGAGTTCAGAGCTTTATTGCTAAACCTTCAG GCACAGGATATGGTTCAATTATTCCAGATGCTCCTATTGCTGACTCACATCCATTAA